One genomic segment of Brachionichthys hirsutus isolate HB-005 chromosome 13, CSIRO-AGI_Bhir_v1, whole genome shotgun sequence includes these proteins:
- the zgc:114119 gene encoding mediator of RNA polymerase II transcription subunit 30-like — MAASLPQKPGMAGMPQQQQQQQQPHLPPNVASAPGQQPIPPQGALMEISPVFLCRIGQETVQDIVTCTMEIFQITRATQLPNGVTQSQAMYQDRFGKLQEHLRQLAMLFRKLRLLYERCVAMTSDLQEGPAELLPYVGEELVSVKVDPCSPAVNQERKEVLEKLRQKNHEMKVLMDQMRNLLWDVNAMLTLRK, encoded by the exons ATGGCTGCCTCGTTACCTCAGAAACCAGGGATGGCAGGGatgccccagcagcagcagcagcagcagcagcctcacctTCCCCCTAATGTCGCCTCAGCCCCCGGTCAGCAGCCCATTCCTCCTCAGGGAGCCCTGATGGAGATTTCTCCCGTGTTCCTCTGTCGGATTGGACAGGAGACTGTTCAGGACATTGTGACCTGCACCATGGAGATCTTCCAGATCACACGAGCAACGCAG CTTCCAAATGGCGTGACCCAGAGCCAGGCGATGTACCAGGACCGCTTTGGGAAGCTCCAGGAACACCTGCGGCAACTCGCCATGCTGTTCAGAAAGCTCAGACTCCTGTATGAACGCTGTGTGgcgatgacctctgacctgcaggaggGTCCAGCAGAG CTTCTGCCATATGTTGGGGAGGAGCTGGTTTCTGTCAAAGTGGACCCCTGCAGTCCAGCTGTCAaccaggagagaaaagaggTTCTGGAG AAGTTGCGTCAGAAGAACCATGAGATGAAGGTCCTGATGGATCAGATGAGGAACTTGCTGTGGGATGTCAATGCCATGCTGACACTCAGGAAATGA